Proteins encoded in a region of the Neodiprion virginianus isolate iyNeoVirg1 chromosome 2, iyNeoVirg1.1, whole genome shotgun sequence genome:
- the LOC124297986 gene encoding glycine-rich protein 5-like isoform X2, with protein MRTQYRVAVLFAFLAISAAAQGGPGDRRRYAAQDYGLGIFGARGAVGGGIGAQGGVGGGIGAQGGVGGGIGAQGGVGGGIGAQGGVGGGIGAQGGVGGGIGAQGGVGGGIGAQGGVGGGIGAQGGVGGGIGAVGGVGGAIGAQGGVGGAVGAQGAAGGGIRA; from the exons ATGCGTACACAATACAGGGTGGCTGTGTTATTTGCGTTCTTGGCGATTAGTGCCGCAGCTCAAG GTGGCCCTGGTGACCGAAGAAGATATGCAGCCCAGGACTATGGCCTAGGAATATTTGGAGCCCGGGGTGCTGTCGGAGGGGGAATTGGAGCCCAGGGTGGTGTCGGAGGAGGAATCGGAGCCCAGGGTGGTGTCGGAGGAGGAATCGGAGCCCAGGGTGGTGTCGGAGGTGGAATCGGGGCCCAGGGCGGTGTCGGAGGCGGAATTGGAGCCCAGGGTGGTGTCGGAGGAGGAATCGGAGCCCAGGGTGGTGTCGGAG GAGGAATTGGAGCCCAGGGTGGTGTCGGAGGAGGAATCGGGGCCCAGGGTGGTGTCGGAGGAGGAATTGGAGCCGTGGGCGGTGTCGGAGGAGCAATTGGAGCCCAGGGCGGTGTCGGAGGAGCAGTCGGAGCCCAGGGTGCTGCTGGAGGAGGCATCAGAGCCTAG
- the LOC124297986 gene encoding glycine-rich protein 5-like isoform X1, with translation MRTQYRVAVLFAFLAISAAAQGGPGDRRRYAAQDYGLGIFGARGAVGGGIGAQGGVGGGIGAQGGVGGGIGAQGGVGGGIGAQGGVGGGIGAQGGVGGGIGAQGGVGGGIGAQGGVGGGIGAQGGAGGAIGAVGGVGGGIGAQGGVGGGIGAQGGVGGGIGAVGGVGGAIGAQGGVGGAVGAQGAAGGGIRA, from the exons ATGCGTACACAATACAGGGTGGCTGTGTTATTTGCGTTCTTGGCGATTAGTGCCGCAGCTCAAG GTGGCCCTGGTGACCGAAGAAGATATGCAGCCCAGGACTATGGCCTAGGAATATTTGGAGCCCGGGGTGCTGTCGGAGGGGGAATTGGAGCCCAGGGTGGTGTCGGAGGAGGAATCGGAGCCCAGGGTGGTGTCGGAGGAGGAATCGGAGCCCAGGGTGGTGTCGGAGGTGGAATCGGGGCCCAGGGCGGTGTCGGAGGCGGAATTGGAGCCCAGGGTGGTGTCGGAGGAGGAATCGGAGCCCAGGGTGGTGTCGGAGGTGGAATCGGGGCCCAGGGCGGTGTCGGAGGCGGAATTGGAGCCCAGGGTGGTGCCGGGGGAGCGATTGGAGCTGTGGGCGGTGTCGGAGGAGGAATTGGAGCCCAGGGTGGTGTCGGAGGAGGAATCGGGGCCCAGGGTGGTGTCGGAGGAGGAATTGGAGCCGTGGGCGGTGTCGGAGGAGCAATTGGAGCCCAGGGCGGTGTCGGAGGAGCAGTCGGAGCCCAGGGTGCTGCTGGAGGAGGCATCAGAGCCTAG